A DNA window from Anastrepha obliqua isolate idAnaObli1 chromosome 5, idAnaObli1_1.0, whole genome shotgun sequence contains the following coding sequences:
- the LOC129248092 gene encoding uncharacterized protein LOC129248092 has translation MELRSNTHRDYKMSLVSLGLYEEGMNLNEMRQVMQALEESELESETVFFESDMERALKESELDYVQMHRDAHSSTMIKHSMPDHNFNIVKPQNTPAHHFPNSDASPFSSPEIVSKKIIVEAIVHHELNWSPPSPKRKQAQNKNMNSDYNNSNLEKRKVVENASVKCDVKRLRLPITSSPKSCSCDSGIYSVYSSGDAGDVTEDYRSEPSF, from the exons atggagTTAAGAAGCAATACGCATAGAGATTACAAAATGTCGTTAGtta gtttAGGGCTCTATGAAGAAGGCATGAACTTGAATGAAATGCGACAGGTTATGCAAGCACTAGAGGAATCGGAGCTGGAAAGTGAAACCGTTTTCTTTGAAAGCGATATGGAACGCGCGCTGAAG GAAAGTGAATTGGACTATGTTCAGATGCATCGAGACGCTCACTCATCTACAATGATTAAACACTCAATGCCAGACCATAACTTCAATATTGTTAAACC CCAAAATACCCCAGCACATCATTTTCCCAACTCTGATGCATCGCCATTCAGCAGCCCAGAAATAgtatctaaaaaaataatagtagaaGCTATAGTGCATCATGAACTCAATTGGAGTCCTCCATCACCGAAGCGTAAACAagcgcaaaacaaaaacatgaatagCGATTACAATAATAGTAACTTGGAAAAACGTAAAGTGGTGGAGAATgcaagtgtcaaatgtgatgTTAAACGCTTGAGGTTGCCTATAACTTCATCTCCCAAAAGTTGTAGTTGTGATTCGGGAATTTATTCGGTTTATAGTTCTGGCGATGCTGGTGACGTGACCGAGGACTATCGATCCGAGCCATCATTTTAA